The DNA region TGACacctgggggggggaggggacacctggggacacccctccccccccctttcccctccccccccccttaTCAACCCGGGCTTATcgaggtgggggaggggcggctcCTTTTGTGCCCTGGCTAATGATTAACGGGCGCCGGGGCATTAATTAATGATTAATTAGCGATTAATGAGGCTCTTATCGCCCAGATAAGGCGggaaattgggggggggggggcggggggaaaatcgggaatttgggtgaaaaatgggaaatttggggaaaatttgggaattttggggtgaaaaaattaattaaccccccccatcccccccaatAAAGGCACAGGTGACTCCTCCAGGTGTGGCCAGGTGTGTTTATTGCTCAGGGCTGGGACCgactgacacacctggaaccgactgacacacctggactgactgacacacctggactgactgacacacctggactgacacacctggactgacacacctggactgactgacacacctggactgacacacctgggaccgactgacacacctggactgacacacctgggaatgactgacacacctggactgacacacctggactgacacacctggactgacacacctgggaatgactgacacacctggactgacacacctggactgacacacctggactgactgacacacctgggaatgactgacacacctggactgacacacctggactgacacacctggactaactgacacacctggactgactgacacacctgggaatgactgacacacctggactgacacacctgggaatgactgacacacctggactgactgacacacctggactgacacacctggactgacacacctggactgactgacacacctggactgacacacctggactgacacacctggactgactgacacacctggactgacacacctggactgacacacctggactgacacacctgggaatgactgacacacctggactgacacacctggactgactgacacacctggaatgactgacacacctggactgactgacacacctgggaatgactgacacacctggactgacacacctggactgactgacacacctgggaatgactgacacacctggactgactgacacacctgggaatgactgacacacctggactgacacacctggactgactgacacacctggactgacacacctggactgactgacacacctggactgacacacctgggaatgactgacacacctggactgacacacctggactgactgacacacctggactgacacacctggactgactgacacacctggactgactgacacacctggactgacacacctggactgactgacacacctggactgactgacacacctggactgacacacctgggaatgactgacacacctggactgacacacctggactgactgacacacctggactgacacacctggactgacacacctgggaatgactgacacacctgggaatgactgacacacctggactgactgacacacctggactgacacacctggactgacacacctggactgactgacacacctgggaatgactgacacacctggactgactgacacacctggactgacacacctggactgacacacctggactgacacacctgggaatgactgacacacctggactgacacacctggactgacacacctggactgactgacacacctggactgacacacctgggaatgactgacacacctgggaatgactgacacacctggactgactgacacacctggactgacacacctggactgacacacctgggaatgactgacacacctggactgactgacacacctggactgacacacctggactgacacacctgggaatgactgacacacctggactgactgacacacctggactgactgacacacctggactgacacacctggactgactgacacacctggactgacacacctggactggatccccccatcccccccaatAAAGGCACAGGTGACTCCTCCAGGTGTGGCCAGGTGTGTTTATTGCTCagggcggggctgggggggacacctgggccaCGCCCACTGCACACCTGGGAtcctgtgacacacctgtgacGTCACCTGGACACCTGTGACATCATCTGCACACCTGTGACATCACCTGCTCACCTGTGACGTCACCTGCACACCTGTGATGTCACCTGTGATGTCACCTGCACATCTGTGATGTAACCTGGATATCTGTGATGTCACCTGGATACCTGTGATGTCACCTGTGATGTCACCCAGACACCTGTGATGTCACCTGTGATGTCACCTGTGATGTCACCTGCACACCTGTGATGTCACCTGCACACCTGTGATGTCACCTGCTCACCTGTGATGTAACCTGTGATGTCACCTGGATATGTGTGACGTCACCTGCTCACCTGTGATGTCACCTGTGATGTCACCTGTGATGTCACCTGCATATCCGTGACGTCACCTGCACACCTGTGACGTCACCTGCACACCTGTGACGTCACCTCTGATGTCACCTGCACATCTGTGACGTCACCTGGGCCCCTCCCCAGCACACCTGGACTCGATTCCtgcccctgaaccccaaaaataaacgcccaggtgagtccaggtgtatccaggtgtatcgAGATGTGtccaggtgagtccaggtgtATTTTAGATGTGCttcaggtgtatccaggtgtgtctGTATTcactcaggtgtgtccaggtgtatctgACGTAtatccaggtgtgtccaggtgtttCTCAGGTGTATCCAAGTGAGTCCAGGTGTATTTTAGGTGTGCttcaggtgtatccaggtgtgtctGTATTCACTCAGGTGTGTCcgggtgtatccaggtgtatctGAGGTGTAtccagatgtgcccaggtgtatccaggtgtgtctGTATTCACTCTGGTGTGTCcgggtgtatccaggtgtattTCCGGTGCTCCCATGCCTGTCCATGTTcgctcaggtgtccccaggtgtattttagGTGTATCCAGGTGCGTCCCGGTGTGTCCATATTCactcaggtgtatctcaggtgtatttCCGGTGCTCCCACGTCTGTCCATGTtcactcaggtgtccccaggtgtccccaggtgtgtcccggtgtatctcaggtgtccccaggtgtatccaggtgtgtctGTATTcactcaggtgtgtccaggtgtatctcaggtgtctccaggtgtctccaggtgtatctcaggtgtctccaggtgtatccaggtgtatctcaggtgtctccaggtgtgtccaggtgtatttcCGGTGCTCCCACGTCTGCCCATGTTCGCTCaggtgtccccacgtgtccccaggtgtgtccaggtgtccccaggtgtatctcaggtgcTCCCAGGTGTATTTTAGGTGTATCCAAGGTGTATCCAGGTGCATCTGTATtcactcaggtgtccccaggtgctcccaggTGTATCCCGGTGTATCTCAGATGTCtccaggtgagtccaggtgtatctcaggtatCCCAGCTGTAtctcaggtgtctccaggtgtgtccaggtgaaTCCAGGTATCTCCaagtgtgtccaggtgtatcacaggtgtatctcaggtgtgtttgggtgtatcccaggtgtctccagatgtgtccaggtgtatcacaggtgtatctcaggtgtctcaAGGTGGGGGTAGGAGGGGTACCAGCAGTCTGagcgcccccagccccagcgccGCCGCACCCACAGGTGagtccaggtgtatccaggtgtgtttgggtgtatctcaggtgtctccaggtgtatctcaggtgtctccaggtgtatctcaggtgtgtctcaggtgtatccaggtgtatctcaggtgtatctcaggtgtctcaAGGTGGGGGTAACAGCGGTACCAGCAGTCTCagcgcccccagccccagcgcTGCCGCCCCCACAGGTGagtccaggtgtatctcaggtgtatccaggtgtatctcaggtgtatctcaggtgtatccaggtgt from Poecile atricapillus isolate bPoeAtr1 chromosome 32 unlocalized genomic scaffold, bPoeAtr1.hap1 SUPER_32_unloc_5, whole genome shotgun sequence includes:
- the LOC131574016 gene encoding keratin-associated protein 10-8-like encodes the protein MGGSSPGVSVQVCQSVQVCQSRCVSQSRCVSPGVSVQVCQSVQVCQSFPGVSVQVCQSRCVSQSRCVSHSQVCQSFPGVSVQVCQSVQVCQSRCVSPGVSVIPRCVSPGVSVQVCQSRCVSQSRCVSHSQVCQSVQVCQSRCVSPGVSVSPGVSVIPRCVSHSQVCQSRCVSPGVSVSPGVSVQVCQSFPGVSVSPGVSVSPGVSVQVCQSRCVSPGVSVQVCQSVQVCQSRCVSPGVSVSPGVSVQVCQSRCVSQSRCVSHSQVCQSRCVSHSQVCQSVQVCQLVQVCQSRCVSQSRCVSPGVSVQVCQSFPGVSVQVCQSRCVSPGVSVIPRCVSPGVSVGPRCVSPGVSVSPGVSVQVCQSRCVSQSRCVSQSRCVSRFQVCQSVPALSNKHTWPHLEESPVPLLGGMGG